From Candidatus Poribacteria bacterium, a single genomic window includes:
- a CDS encoding polysaccharide deacetylase family protein: protein MRGFLKNVVAFVVCLLGIPVFIREWVRRNQVAILLYHDPKPAVFARHIAFLSRHYTLISLDTLVAAIQRSDFSEIPPKSVVITIDDGHAGNFELLPIFKQYQLRPTLYACTQIINTHRHFWFKVDGQSKAEKERLKRLSNAERLAHLKNTADFEPEKVYPDRQALNMSEIKEMVVHVDFQPHTQFHPILPRCTETECKQEILGSKTDLEGILGIECSHFSYPNGDYTEREVEIVKTSGFRSARTTEIGWNTLDTSPYQLKAVPITDTAGLTLFRAELTTIPQRFSRWVTSLLWRR, encoded by the coding sequence ATGCGGGGTTTCCTTAAAAATGTAGTCGCCTTCGTCGTGTGTCTATTGGGTATACCTGTTTTCATTCGAGAGTGGGTGCGTCGGAATCAGGTTGCTATCCTCCTGTATCACGATCCGAAACCCGCGGTTTTCGCGAGACATATCGCCTTCCTCTCTCGCCACTACACGCTTATTTCACTGGATACACTGGTGGCAGCAATCCAGCGATCCGATTTCTCAGAGATTCCTCCGAAAAGTGTTGTGATTACAATTGACGACGGACATGCCGGAAATTTTGAACTTTTGCCGATTTTCAAACAATACCAGCTGCGTCCGACACTCTATGCCTGCACACAGATTATCAATACACACCGGCATTTCTGGTTTAAAGTAGACGGACAATCTAAGGCGGAGAAAGAGCGACTCAAAAGACTCTCGAACGCAGAACGATTAGCACATCTCAAAAATACAGCCGATTTTGAACCCGAAAAAGTATATCCAGACAGACAAGCCCTCAACATGTCTGAAATCAAAGAGATGGTAGTGCACGTTGACTTCCAACCCCACACCCAGTTCCATCCAATTCTACCGCGCTGCACAGAAACGGAGTGTAAGCAGGAGATTCTCGGAAGTAAAACGGATTTGGAAGGGATTTTGGGGATTGAATGTTCGCATTTCAGTTATCCAAACGGCGACTATACCGAACGCGAGGTTGAGATTGTGAAGACAAGTGGGTTCCGTTCCGCTCGGACAACCGAGATTGGATGGAACACGTTAGACACCTCGCCGTATCAGCTGAAAGCCGTTCCGATTACCGATACTGCTGGACTCACTCTTTTCCGTGCGGAACTGACAACGATTCCGCAACGGTTTAGCAGATGGGTGACTTCCCTATTGTGGCGCAGATGA
- the ispG gene encoding flavodoxin-dependent (E)-4-hydroxy-3-methylbut-2-enyl-diphosphate synthase yields MKQLIQLNNRRPTRKIMVGNIPIGDGNPISIQTMTTTLTHDIDATLAQVERCAEAGAQIVRVAVPEEPDAKALSTIVRRAPVPIVSDIHFNYRYALVAVDAGVAKVRINPGNIGSEERISEVLSAAKAANIPIRIGVNEGSLEKDLLEKYPSPTAEALVESAMRHVNICEAHDFRDIAISVKSSDPLRMIEANRQLSAKIPYPLHLGVTEAGTPRRAHVKSTLGIGTLLQEGIGDTIRISITGDPVEEVLTAKELLRALGMASDMLDVVSCPFCGRGDPSADYENIVAVAEELLEKHGIKIPVAVMGCEVNGPGETRNAEVGIHLGGRELAVLKVRGERVRTFRGRDEVNPEFLANALLEAAQQLQATQSETVS; encoded by the coding sequence ATGAAACAACTCATACAACTCAATAACAGACGACCTACCCGAAAAATTATGGTAGGCAATATCCCGATCGGTGACGGTAATCCCATCTCTATCCAGACGATGACGACGACCCTGACCCACGACATAGACGCTACATTAGCACAAGTAGAGCGGTGTGCCGAGGCAGGGGCGCAGATTGTCCGCGTCGCTGTGCCTGAAGAGCCGGACGCGAAGGCACTCTCTACGATTGTCCGGCGGGCACCGGTCCCGATCGTCTCGGATATCCATTTCAATTACCGATATGCCCTCGTTGCAGTCGATGCGGGAGTGGCAAAAGTTCGTATCAATCCGGGAAACATCGGTAGCGAAGAACGGATTTCAGAGGTGCTGTCTGCAGCAAAAGCGGCGAATATCCCGATACGTATCGGCGTAAATGAGGGATCGCTCGAAAAGGATCTGTTAGAAAAATACCCGTCTCCAACAGCCGAGGCATTGGTAGAGAGTGCGATGCGGCACGTCAACATCTGCGAAGCTCACGACTTCAGAGACATCGCCATCTCCGTTAAGTCGAGCGATCCGCTTCGGATGATAGAAGCGAACCGTCAACTTTCAGCGAAAATCCCGTACCCATTGCATCTCGGTGTAACAGAAGCCGGAACACCGCGGCGGGCGCACGTCAAATCGACCCTCGGTATTGGGACGCTCTTGCAAGAGGGGATCGGGGACACCATCCGCATCTCAATTACAGGAGACCCCGTCGAAGAGGTACTGACTGCGAAAGAACTCCTGCGAGCACTTGGCATGGCATCGGATATGCTGGATGTCGTCTCTTGTCCGTTCTGCGGTCGTGGCGATCCCAGTGCGGATTATGAGAACATCGTTGCGGTTGCTGAGGAACTTCTGGAGAAACACGGCATAAAGATTCCGGTAGCCGTGATGGGGTGTGAGGTTAACGGACCGGGTGAAACGCGCAATGCTGAGGTAGGTATCCATTTAGGGGGCAGAGAACTTGCTGTCCTGAAGGTCCGTGGCGAGCGAGTGCGCACGTTCCGCGGCAGAGATGAAGTTAATCCTGAATTTTTAGCAAACGCATTGTTAGAAGCCGCACAGCAGTTGCAGGCAACTCAGAGCGAAACCGTCTCATAA
- a CDS encoding undecaprenyl-diphosphate phosphatase — protein sequence MTFLEAILLGILQGLTEFLPVSSSGHLVLAQQFLGLKEPLVFFDVMLHVGTLAAVLVVYRDAIKQLVVGGLSTLGNSLLWKQPRVTLSTAPELKFIYLILLGSIPTGVIAVVFKTQLESFFEEVLIVSVMLILTGAILQLPRLRRKNAAPSDDSVGQLKVWHAPLIGIAQGCAITPGISRSGTTISLALFLGIPAKTAAEYSFLLSIPAILGAVALKIRDLEDTTIAIHIVGGGMLAAFIVGYIALRFLLVVLNRGKFSHFSYYCIALGLISLLIALIQ from the coding sequence ATGACTTTTCTTGAAGCAATCCTCCTTGGCATCCTACAAGGTCTAACCGAATTCCTACCCGTTAGTAGCTCAGGACATCTCGTCTTAGCACAACAATTTCTCGGACTCAAGGAACCTCTTGTTTTCTTCGATGTGATGCTTCATGTCGGCACATTAGCCGCTGTACTCGTCGTATACCGCGATGCCATAAAGCAATTAGTGGTAGGTGGACTTTCTACGCTTGGAAACTCGCTATTGTGGAAACAGCCAAGGGTGACGCTTAGCACCGCGCCTGAACTGAAATTTATCTATTTGATACTGCTCGGTTCGATTCCGACAGGTGTGATCGCAGTGGTATTCAAGACGCAGTTAGAGTCCTTTTTCGAGGAAGTCCTGATTGTGAGTGTTATGCTAATTCTCACCGGTGCGATTCTCCAACTCCCTCGCCTTCGCAGAAAGAACGCAGCCCCTTCTGATGATTCAGTCGGACAATTGAAAGTATGGCACGCACCCCTCATCGGGATCGCACAAGGTTGCGCTATTACACCCGGTATCTCTCGTTCTGGAACGACCATCTCGTTAGCACTGTTTTTAGGGATTCCAGCAAAGACAGCGGCGGAATACTCTTTCCTACTCTCGATTCCTGCCATCCTCGGTGCAGTTGCGCTGAAGATCCGGGACCTTGAAGACACAACGATAGCAATCCACATCGTTGGTGGCGGCATGCTCGCTGCGTTTATCGTCGGTTATATCGCCTTGCGGTTTCTACTCGTCGTGCTGAACCGAGGCAAGTTCTCACACTTCTCGTACTACTGCATCGCCTTAGGGCTAATCTCCCTCTTAATCGCCTTAATCCAGTAA
- a CDS encoding lamin tail domain-containing protein, with translation MSSKMTFSLVLVLMLVFVSGTALAQTMRLSRDLHNGNPTAAAQHLGEKQFSILRASIDNNGLLSDLGPHAISTFPALSGAFPNLADLFEFGGTIELLLEQREGLAGTPAEGQTEKDLLHRLVITEIMWGTDAAGVNSDDNPDPVVAQWIEVYNPGAALKVAEASADRDDLRLLFTANKRVERDKVILDRKGPGVHTEVPADALGARTFTVVDRVSVINRFGSRWEPPGQSGRTSASADGKHPVKNLVSMYRKRSTNADKTAYTAHDPNSKAGEHRFGDGTDSSQWVASVGRINMSGNFIGTPGTVQQDEGGIATQSKAPASLPGTSVIINEIYNSDRLQWIELHNTGSAAQEVKKWTMHAAYEDADGDRLQRTVFSIPDKGTSIPGGGFLVITNRDPADSVLVGGMDLHDTNSDKFPAGAQQLYIVVNGGDDEWMPADDFLLVLRNRNDRTNHEGIVDIAGNQFIEQANVSDAWPLKGWSVAIANADINTERIDANDWGGANSSIPRNAGMTYARIEQKTGAQRSEKDHWRKDGAVNGLGYDPNVDMAIAPGTPGYANNARKANPADIMGKVVISEIMYDAGDNGNLTQWIELYNSSFTESAHLNGDWELEIRNIDPDVESYVDAKFTFDGTSVILPNQTLLLVSDRSSASDVVSHRVYNLYQKHRNALGLSARKSVLLMAHPMTRMMARWQPRG, from the coding sequence ATGTCGTCAAAAATGACATTTTCTTTAGTTTTAGTTTTAATGTTGGTATTCGTATCAGGCACAGCACTCGCGCAAACGATGAGACTTAGTAGGGATCTCCATAATGGTAATCCTACTGCAGCAGCGCAACACCTTGGAGAAAAACAGTTCTCCATTCTTCGGGCATCCATTGATAACAACGGGCTCCTCAGCGATCTGGGCCCTCATGCTATATCTACGTTTCCAGCACTTAGTGGCGCTTTTCCAAATCTGGCTGACCTCTTTGAATTCGGTGGCACGATTGAGCTCCTGCTGGAACAACGCGAAGGTCTGGCGGGAACACCAGCAGAAGGTCAAACGGAGAAAGACCTGCTGCATCGCCTCGTTATCACCGAAATCATGTGGGGAACAGATGCTGCTGGGGTAAATAGTGATGACAATCCGGATCCAGTGGTTGCTCAATGGATTGAAGTCTACAACCCAGGTGCTGCCTTAAAAGTGGCAGAGGCTTCTGCGGATAGGGATGATCTTCGTCTTCTGTTTACCGCAAACAAACGGGTTGAGCGCGATAAAGTGATACTTGATCGGAAGGGCCCCGGTGTTCATACTGAGGTTCCAGCTGATGCATTAGGTGCTCGCACCTTCACCGTCGTTGACCGTGTGAGTGTTATCAACCGTTTTGGTTCCAGATGGGAGCCGCCCGGTCAGAGTGGTCGGACATCAGCGTCTGCGGATGGCAAACATCCCGTGAAAAATCTCGTCTCCATGTACCGCAAGCGTAGCACGAACGCTGATAAAACTGCCTACACGGCTCATGATCCCAATAGCAAAGCCGGCGAACACAGATTCGGGGACGGCACCGATAGCAGTCAGTGGGTCGCATCCGTCGGACGTATCAATATGTCGGGTAATTTCATCGGCACACCGGGGACGGTTCAGCAGGATGAAGGTGGTATTGCGACGCAAAGTAAAGCACCCGCCTCGCTTCCCGGCACTTCCGTCATCATCAACGAGATTTACAACTCAGACAGGCTCCAGTGGATTGAACTTCATAACACCGGTAGTGCTGCACAAGAAGTCAAAAAATGGACGATGCACGCTGCTTATGAGGATGCTGATGGAGACAGGTTACAGCGGACGGTCTTTTCGATTCCTGATAAGGGCACGAGCATTCCTGGGGGTGGTTTCTTGGTCATCACGAATCGGGATCCCGCCGATAGCGTCTTGGTGGGTGGTATGGATCTCCATGATACCAACAGCGACAAGTTCCCAGCAGGTGCACAGCAGCTGTATATCGTTGTGAATGGTGGTGATGACGAGTGGATGCCTGCTGACGATTTCCTGCTTGTTCTCAGAAACCGCAACGATAGAACCAACCACGAAGGGATCGTAGACATCGCCGGTAATCAGTTCATTGAGCAGGCGAATGTCTCGGATGCCTGGCCTTTGAAAGGATGGAGTGTCGCCATTGCGAACGCTGACATCAATACAGAAAGGATTGATGCGAATGACTGGGGTGGTGCTAACAGTAGCATACCTCGTAACGCCGGTATGACGTATGCGCGTATCGAGCAGAAGACGGGTGCACAGCGTTCAGAGAAAGACCACTGGCGTAAGGACGGTGCCGTCAACGGTTTGGGGTATGACCCGAATGTAGATATGGCAATCGCACCCGGAACGCCGGGGTATGCCAACAACGCCCGGAAGGCAAACCCCGCCGACATTATGGGTAAAGTCGTTATCAGTGAGATTATGTATGATGCCGGTGACAACGGCAATCTCACGCAGTGGATAGAACTCTACAACTCTTCCTTCACGGAATCGGCACATCTCAACGGGGATTGGGAACTGGAGATTCGCAACATTGACCCGGATGTCGAGTCTTACGTCGATGCGAAGTTCACGTTTGATGGCACTTCTGTGATTCTGCCGAACCAGACGCTGTTGTTGGTCTCTGACCGTAGCAGTGCGAGTGATGTGGTGTCCCACCGCGTCTATAACCTGTATCAGAAGCACCGCAACGCACTCGGTCTCTCGGCACGCAAGAGTGTGCTTTTGATGGCACACCCGATGACGCGAATGATGGCACGATGGCAGCCTCGTGGATAA
- the hisC gene encoding histidinol-phosphate transaminase, giving the protein MLRPKLNRFGTRYRHGYSTTTIMLRPKPSIETIQPYQGGKPIEEVQRELGITDIIKLASNENSLGPSPLALQAIAESTAQVHLYPDGNAFYLKNDLAAHLGISAEHLILGNGSNDVLQLIAEAYLAPNDEVIYAAGAFVVYSLVTKLCSARAVVVPMQNDTHDLSAMVGAITRKTKVIFVANPNNPTGTMVTAEETAAFMEQVPDDVLVVFDEAYYEYVLRSDYPQTLPYVLGGRNFIITRTFSKIYGLAGLRIGYGIAPPALVETLNRVRQPFNCSLVGQAAARAALKDTAHVKKSQASNTAGKTFLYEAFDDMGLRYTQTEGNFIMLHLEQLGTEVADALLQKGVIVRPIGGYGYPNAIRVTIGTQEENKRFITSLERSLQNSSQQSAVSNAL; this is encoded by the coding sequence ATGCTCAGACCGAAACTGAATCGCTTTGGCACACGCTATCGACATGGCTACTCTACTACAACCATTATGCTCAGACCGAAACCCAGTATTGAGACAATTCAACCGTATCAGGGAGGGAAACCGATTGAAGAGGTCCAACGCGAGTTGGGCATCACGGATATTATCAAACTCGCATCTAACGAAAACTCGCTGGGTCCATCGCCGTTGGCACTACAGGCGATTGCTGAGAGCACGGCACAGGTGCACCTCTATCCCGACGGCAACGCCTTCTATCTCAAAAATGATCTGGCGGCGCATCTGGGGATTTCTGCTGAGCATCTGATTTTAGGAAACGGTTCAAACGATGTGCTGCAACTCATTGCTGAAGCGTACCTTGCACCCAATGATGAGGTTATCTACGCAGCGGGCGCGTTCGTCGTCTATAGTCTCGTAACGAAGTTGTGTAGCGCGAGAGCCGTTGTCGTGCCGATGCAGAACGACACACACGACCTCTCGGCTATGGTAGGCGCAATCACCCGTAAGACGAAAGTTATCTTCGTGGCAAATCCGAACAACCCTACCGGCACAATGGTCACTGCCGAGGAGACAGCGGCGTTTATGGAACAGGTGCCAGACGATGTGCTTGTCGTCTTTGATGAGGCGTACTATGAATATGTCCTGCGTTCCGACTATCCGCAGACGCTGCCTTATGTCTTAGGGGGACGGAATTTTATCATTACTCGGACGTTTTCCAAAATCTATGGACTCGCTGGACTCCGTATCGGTTACGGTATCGCACCCCCTGCGTTAGTTGAGACGCTGAATCGGGTTCGGCAGCCCTTCAATTGTAGTCTGGTGGGACAGGCGGCGGCGCGTGCTGCACTTAAGGATACCGCGCATGTCAAAAAGAGCCAAGCGAGCAACACTGCTGGAAAAACCTTCCTCTATGAAGCGTTTGATGACATGGGACTCCGTTATACACAAACCGAAGGCAACTTTATCATGTTGCACTTGGAGCAGTTAGGAACAGAGGTTGCCGATGCGTTACTGCAAAAAGGGGTCATCGTCCGACCTATCGGGGGCTACGGCTATCCGAATGCGATACGCGTAACGATTGGGACACAAGAAGAAAATAAAAGATTTATCACATCTCTGGAGCGTAGTTTGCAAAATAGTAGTCAGCAGTCAGCAGTCAGTAACGCGTTGTGA
- a CDS encoding glycosyltransferase, translated as MRILYVIDSMTKDGAESQLLKTLDRLPPERYEAYVVLSRAEGERVSELLEMSCVRDVATLTGENRPKRLLEKAFALGGIVNSIKPDIVHSWLWYSNFLCGLSRKCGLWRKVPFIASQRGDYHARYSKFRLWLTEKLIYNPADILLTNSAQIERHLHQRYPDKQILSIPNLIELPTEEWSQQHRDDTREKSIVSVGRFAPEKGHRYLIEALCLLDPKETPWRCTFLGDGELEAELRALTEKHRLSEHIKFPGFCEDVFSVLLTADVFVLPSLHESSPNALIEAMGVGMPCIVSDVGGITDLIESGENGIRIPPQNPEALAAAVDWVLTQPDFARELGRNARATIQQKFDSAESMRKLEDIYRQFLSEQ; from the coding sequence ATGCGAATTCTTTACGTCATCGACTCTATGACAAAAGACGGTGCCGAATCGCAATTACTCAAAACTTTGGACCGGTTGCCACCTGAACGGTATGAGGCGTACGTCGTACTAAGCCGTGCTGAAGGGGAACGTGTGTCCGAACTCCTTGAAATGTCCTGTGTTCGGGATGTCGCTACGCTGACGGGTGAAAATAGACCGAAGCGATTACTGGAAAAGGCGTTTGCCCTCGGTGGTATTGTCAATTCAATAAAACCGGACATCGTACACAGTTGGTTGTGGTATTCCAATTTCCTCTGCGGACTTTCGCGGAAATGCGGCCTTTGGCGTAAAGTGCCGTTCATTGCCTCACAGCGCGGTGATTACCACGCGAGGTACAGCAAATTCCGGCTCTGGCTGACAGAAAAACTTATCTACAATCCCGCCGATATTCTCCTAACGAATTCCGCACAAATTGAACGGCATCTTCATCAACGCTATCCAGACAAACAGATTCTTAGCATTCCCAATCTAATAGAATTACCCACCGAAGAATGGTCTCAACAACACCGAGACGATACCCGCGAGAAGTCAATCGTAAGTGTCGGACGCTTTGCCCCTGAAAAGGGACATCGCTATCTGATTGAGGCATTGTGTCTGCTTGATCCAAAAGAGACGCCATGGCGATGCACGTTTCTCGGTGATGGAGAATTAGAGGCAGAACTTCGCGCACTTACAGAAAAGCACAGACTTTCGGAGCATATCAAATTCCCAGGTTTCTGTGAAGATGTCTTCTCTGTGCTTTTGACGGCGGATGTCTTTGTGCTACCGTCGCTGCATGAGAGTTCACCGAATGCATTGATTGAAGCGATGGGGGTCGGGATGCCGTGTATAGTGTCAGATGTCGGTGGTATCACAGACTTGATTGAGAGCGGGGAGAACGGTATTCGGATCCCACCACAAAATCCAGAGGCGTTGGCAGCAGCAGTGGATTGGGTGTTGACGCAACCTGACTTTGCGAGGGAGTTGGGCAGAAACGCTCGCGCAACGATCCAGCAAAAGTTTGATAGTGCGGAATCTATGCGGAAGTTAGAAGATATTTATCGACAATTTTTATCGGAACAATAG
- a CDS encoding glycosyltransferase family 39 protein, whose protein sequence is MNNLWQSIQKAVRLIPFQIGLLALFFCVYHLFLFYCMRETAVNLGAVRYRTHIVPLYAEPSFDLSLWVLPAIVVCVGFLYLCHKYLLSGVSVRRLIWIAVICFVAINVSVALIDGYREIEKEGETNRVLGLLEPYTRTSLEYYGDVPRVDELGLRAFLRDYSKPELFDTLSGHTRTHPPGGVLFLWFFSKIFGYNLVSASLISIIFTALAVIPIYYLGERLYGTKVARYALLLFLITPNFVMFTGTSMDGPFSVFPILSVYLFYEARAREVLPDQTWHEFRPYSLLTGLSLALGMFMTYSTVVVGVFLCIIPLLERKRFVQYLKVLLFAAAGFVGFYLLLFVLTGFRPIEALVAAIAKDEMGMGTGYESLSRYLHLSFANLFAFLIGVGLPITTVWLRQVVSAITEWRREALSSVQERYDPRTPWILRHEKLDGFVIGFLITLLFFTFSTLFTMEVERIWIFMVPFFVIPVAKHLVDRSLSDLYWVGGILTVQLIVGEVLLYTYW, encoded by the coding sequence ATGAACAATCTTTGGCAGTCTATCCAAAAAGCAGTTCGATTAATCCCTTTTCAGATTGGGTTGCTCGCGCTATTTTTCTGTGTCTACCACCTATTCCTATTTTACTGCATGCGTGAGACAGCCGTCAATCTCGGTGCAGTGCGGTATAGAACGCACATTGTCCCACTTTACGCTGAACCGAGCTTCGACTTGAGTTTATGGGTATTGCCTGCTATCGTGGTGTGTGTCGGTTTTTTGTATCTCTGCCACAAGTATCTGCTTTCAGGTGTGTCTGTGCGACGTTTAATCTGGATAGCGGTTATCTGTTTCGTTGCGATTAACGTTAGCGTTGCACTGATTGATGGCTACCGCGAGATTGAAAAAGAAGGCGAGACCAACCGAGTCTTAGGGCTTTTGGAGCCGTATACGCGAACTTCGTTGGAGTATTACGGCGATGTGCCACGGGTTGATGAACTCGGACTCCGCGCATTTCTACGAGATTATAGCAAACCGGAATTATTTGATACACTCTCAGGTCACACACGCACGCATCCGCCGGGGGGCGTGCTTTTCTTATGGTTCTTTAGCAAGATTTTCGGTTACAATCTTGTATCGGCATCCCTAATTTCAATTATCTTCACTGCGCTTGCGGTGATACCGATCTATTACCTCGGCGAACGGCTCTATGGTACAAAGGTCGCTCGCTATGCGCTTCTCCTTTTCCTTATCACCCCGAACTTCGTGATGTTCACCGGTACATCAATGGACGGTCCATTCAGTGTTTTCCCAATTCTCAGCGTCTACCTCTTTTATGAGGCGCGAGCGCGGGAGGTCTTACCCGACCAAACGTGGCACGAATTTCGTCCTTATAGTTTGCTAACAGGACTTTCACTGGCACTCGGAATGTTCATGACGTATTCAACGGTTGTCGTCGGTGTTTTTCTCTGTATTATCCCGTTGCTGGAACGAAAGCGGTTTGTACAGTATCTGAAGGTTTTGCTGTTCGCAGCTGCCGGGTTCGTCGGATTCTACTTACTCCTTTTTGTCTTGACGGGATTTCGTCCGATTGAGGCACTCGTGGCAGCTATTGCAAAAGATGAGATGGGGATGGGGACGGGTTACGAAAGCCTCTCACGTTATCTTCACCTGAGCTTCGCCAACCTATTCGCTTTCCTCATTGGCGTAGGGCTTCCGATAACGACTGTTTGGCTCCGACAGGTCGTATCCGCAATAACGGAATGGCGACGGGAGGCACTCTCATCGGTACAAGAGCGTTATGACCCGCGTACTCCTTGGATACTCCGTCATGAAAAATTAGACGGCTTCGTCATCGGTTTCCTGATAACACTCCTCTTTTTCACATTTTCCACCCTGTTTACGATGGAGGTTGAGCGCATCTGGATCTTCATGGTGCCGTTTTTCGTGATTCCTGTCGCCAAACACCTTGTAGATCGCTCGCTATCCGATCTCTATTGGGTTGGGGGTATCCTCACGGTGCAACTCATCGTTGGAGAAGTGCTGCTTTATACATATTGGTGA
- a CDS encoding class I SAM-dependent methyltransferase — protein MKNELTKWHAAYIQNAYRELERGTTRSQLDALGIDGTGKRVLDVGCGPGNLLVALSADAPELLIGVDIDPRFLVCGRAYIEQLNQQPAETPHLMCAALPTLPFADETFDLVTCFLVMPHVPDDSVALTELARILKPGGTLAISGHGLGFPLRYLKRFRLKPLQMYLASLIYRGTGKKWIRNTLQNDQKICDILSSVGVIPKMRHYNKRVLGCVATYWIKAIKREISPKAMQ, from the coding sequence ATGAAAAACGAATTGACAAAATGGCACGCTGCCTACATTCAGAACGCTTATCGCGAATTGGAACGAGGCACAACACGCAGCCAACTCGATGCGTTAGGCATTGACGGAACTGGCAAACGGGTGTTGGATGTTGGTTGTGGTCCTGGAAATCTGCTTGTTGCCCTCTCTGCTGATGCCCCGGAACTCCTTATTGGTGTCGATATTGACCCGCGTTTCTTGGTGTGTGGACGTGCTTACATCGAGCAGTTAAATCAGCAGCCTGCCGAAACACCTCACCTGATGTGTGCTGCGCTCCCTACCTTACCCTTTGCAGATGAGACCTTTGATCTCGTAACCTGTTTCCTCGTTATGCCACATGTACCAGATGACAGCGTTGCTTTAACCGAACTCGCACGTATATTAAAACCGGGTGGTACACTGGCGATCTCTGGGCACGGTTTAGGGTTCCCGCTTCGCTACCTCAAGCGTTTCAGACTGAAACCGCTACAGATGTATCTGGCGAGTCTCATTTATCGGGGCACTGGGAAGAAGTGGATACGAAACACGCTGCAAAATGACCAAAAAATATGCGACATTTTAAGCAGTGTCGGTGTAATCCCAAAGATGCGGCACTACAATAAGCGGGTACTTGGATGTGTCGCAACTTACTGGATTAAGGCGATTAAGAGGGAGATTAGCCCTAAGGCGATGCAGTAG